CTACTCAGTTGGGCTCCCGAGCTGAAATAGAGATAATTTTGGATGATCTCTctagagtgcttcgatggatcaactggagaacaagTCCTTTTAACCAACTAGTAGCTCAGGCAGCAGaaatggaggctgaggagatcttTGCACTGAATTGGTTAAACCTTACTGAGATCCCAGCCAACGAACTACTAGAGCTAGCCcatgaaatgcatgtgaccaagaGGAATCTTggacgatctgacaaaggaaagggcatagctgctgatgaacaaGAAGACGAGTCtgaagtggatcctgaattgGATGCAAAATTTAGAGAGGATATTAGGCTCGCTACTgctttatccttgggacatcaagtcgaagatacgagaggtccaggagagacctcaggAGTTGCGAGAGATGATACTGACAATCCAATAGCAACAGCAGCAATTCCATTGTCCCAAGTGAATGTCTCTGCTCTGGACacacaggtagcagcttcgagaggtgaattcgagacctctgaagcactggAGGCAGACTCAAATTCTATTCTActtctgccagctcctgagtccacatCCTTATTTGATAATGACGAGGCACAAACAGTTCGAAAGGGTGAAATTCCTTTGCTCGCACTGCCGGGTTTTTCAATGTACATGGAGCAAGCATctccattcctgctaccagatgacacgGCATCCACCTTCGCGGCCAGAATGTTTGATAggcaaaggtggagtgcaccagctgctccagAAATCGTAGAGATTCCTGACTCTCCTGAGCAGACTGAGGAGCAGCCTGATGAGCAAACTGAGCAGACAGTTTCAactcctgctggttcgagaggtgacgagGACGAAGATGTgcccatcaatggtggaaaccgggaagcacctgtcgatgcaCAGCCTCCCTCCTCAAATCCAATCCCTCCGgcagatgatcaagttcccagctctggttcgagaggtaacactgaggaggatcttcaattggatggaaaccgggaagcatccaacaCGGAAGTTCCttccttagctgatccaatcctaccagaagctgaagctgagattccaggttcgagaggtgatgagcgagaagtgatccatccctcaggtgaaaaccgggaagcacctgacattaaggatgtcaatcgggccaaCCCTATCGGTTTCGGGCTAGCCCtgtcgggttgtcgggcttatcggatTCGGGTTGccggttaattattattttaatctcggattcgggttagccctaaccctaaccttcgggttgtcgggcttatcgggcGGGTTAcactatttgaactaaaatcgaaaatgaatacttacattcgaTAAAACGGTTCAAGTCGTCAACCGGATCCGGATTCGTTAGAACGGGTCAACCGGATGAGCATTGAGCACattaaaattatacaaatgcaattgcaacggttcgatttcggttcgaatttaattcggttcggttacccccaaattttaacattttcttaaGTGACAAGACGGCCAAGGGGTGTCGCGACTTAACGGGGCgtcgtaataactatgcatgaaacatcacataactcaaatccaaaatctaatatctaaatattaaataccaacataacaaattaacaatttataggtgagttcatctttagtatttttttttatcactaggtacatttttaaataaaattttaatgaatatataaatataaatatataaatatatatatatatattatatatatattatttataatatatatttatatttatatatttatatttatatatttattaaaattttatttaaagatgtacctagtgataaaaaaaaacaatactaaagatgaactcacctataaatttgaagtatgttatgtttcacatcacttttataataaaaaatattttttaattttttaattgttcggGCTATCGGGCTAGCCCATTTAATTTCGGGCTAGCCCTATCGGGCCATCGGGCTAATCGGTTTCgagctcatcgggctaatttttttatcgggctagcccatcgggttcgggccagattgacatccctacctgacatggagctaccttcaagctctgatcccagtgtccctgctgaccCTCAGATGcacaatcgagaggtggactcacagttgcaaaccatgggtggaaatctggaagcacccaagtctcctccgactaaaggtacttctcaaccttcttctcctacttctgactatgatcgacGGGCCGAAGAaactttcattggcgaggtgcgccaattcatgactgatcaatctcagaagatggctcgaATTGAACACACACTCACTATTGTTCGCAACGCATCACTGCCTGCTGCTGGAtcaagtgaatcccaagccaGTCATGaggaacttctcgaacaagtggtgtgggctgaagatgcagcaAAACAAGCCACAAATGAGGCTGCAGAAGCTCGAGCAGAAGCAGCTGGAGCAAGGGCAGAAGTTGCAGAACTAAAGGTTGAACTTCGAGCCTTCCAGAACTCCaatgaacttcgacaggacgtgatcAAAACCCTACTCGATGACttgtcgaaccaagtacctgctcAGCTTCAATCGCTCTTTGAAGGTGTGTCCACTCTCCTTTCCCGTCtgaatgatgccaacaagggggaaaatcagGGGAATAATCAGGGGACAAGAGGGACATCAAccggcaagaaaagggcagccagtgaacccttaaccactggacctcctcccAAAGTTCCAAAGATAACtagcaaggcaatggaggaagccaagaggcaggaggagctaagggttcagcgcacactggaaatggagaagagaagagaagaagacaaagaaaggagaagaaagaggcaagaacaacaaacggccaaggagaagaaagatgagtAATTTATGAGAGACTACAAACTGGGAATCAAGGAAGACTCTACAGAGTTTCTAAATGGAATCATTGTAAGTCTTCTCAACAAAACTAGCCTATCTTCTCACAGTAGCCTCACTGCAAgtgaatgcatcgaatggtggagagatggggtaatcgaaggAAGGTTCATAGGCGAGGCCTTCATCAATTATCTACATCTGGATGTCTCGGACGATTACATTAAGATGGTAGAAGACAAAAACCCcgtcaagacacgagcagctatcaatgagaagaggaaagcggacaagcagtaagctctcgctGTCATATATGCAttcttaaattttcttttatctcATGTTGTTCTTTGCTTTCTGTTATCTTTTCTGCTAAGTTCTTCATTGTAAAACATTctcttatttttaatatatatatatatatcctttgctgggggtgttgcgtgagtttgttcttctttttagcagattagtttctttgtcaaacttaccgtatgcgctaaaaataaaatcaaagttaatcttttcttgaaaatcagccatataagtaagtatagtgttggcatcatcaaaaagggggaaattgttaggaacatattgtaataagttttgatgataccaaatgtaatccacaatcccctaagtctcgatagataggaaatacttgtaagttcgacaagtaaactaagagcgaaaatacaaccgggtaattgagcttaacacgggaaatatttaagcttaaggtaaacttgtttgaacatcttagaagtttcgtgctgtaagcttatagatagatcagaagaaggcacgagacattactggaggaataagggtctgcgagacatcaactaagtctcgagacataagcagagttcgagagatggaatctctcgagacatcaatccagttcgagacataggattgagacatcaagtagtcgagataTCATGTTTGGTCTCGATCAAACTGATATTTCTCCAAAGGACTGAATGGCAGATTAACATGCATGgatgaagtaatctaagtttggagaagaagaatatcatggagataaaatattaagtaggtgccgaaagaatattatggaacatagaacagccggaagtggatgccacgtcagaactccacaacaaacggataaaATGTGCACCAATCCAANAAAAGGGCAGccagtgaacccttaaccactggacctcctcccAAAGTTCCAAAGATAACtagcaaggcaatggaggaagccaagaggcaggaggagctaagggttcagcgcacactggaaatggagaagagaagagaagaagacaaagaaaggagaagaaagaggcaagaacaacaaacggccaaggagaagaaagatgagtAATTTATGAGAGACTACAAACTGGGAATCAAGGAAGACTCTACAGAGTTTCTAAATGGAATCATTGTAAGTCTTCTCAACAAAACTAGCCTATCTTCTCACAGTAGCCTCACTGCAAgtgaatgcatcgaatggtggagagatggggtaatcgaaggAAGGTTCATAGGCGAGGCCTTCATCAATTATCTACATCTGGATGTCTCGGACGATTACATTAAGATGGTAGAAGACAAAAACCCcgtcaagacacgagcagctatcaatgagaagaggaaagcggacaagcagtaagctctcgctGTCATATATGCAttcttaaattttcttttatctcATGTTGTTCTTTGCTTTCTGTTATCTTTTCTGCTAAGTTCTTCATTGTAAAACATTctcttatttttaatatatatatatatatcctttgctgggggtgttgcgtgagtttgttcttctttttagcagattagtttctttgtcaaacttaccgtatgcgctaaaaataaaatcaaagttaatcttttcttgaaaatcagccatataagtaagtatagtgttggcatcatcaaaaagggggaaattgttaggaacatattgtaataagttttgatgataccaaatgtaatccacaatcccctaagtctcgatagataggaaatacttgtaagttcgacaagtaaactaagagcgaaaatacaaccgggtaattgagcttaacacgggaaatatttaagcttaaggtaaacttgtttgaacatcttagaagtttcgtgctgtaagcttatagatagatcagaagaaggcacgagacattactggaggaataagggtctgcgagacatcaactaagtctcgagacataagcagagttcgagagatggaatctctcgagacatcaatccagttcgagacataggattgagacatcaagtagtcgagataTCATGTTTGGTCTCGATCAAACTGATATTTCTCCAAAGGACTGAATGGCAGATTAACATGCATGgatgaagtaatctaagtttggagaagaagaatatcatggagataaaatattaagtaggtgccgaaagaatattatggaacatagaacagccggaagtggatgccacgtcagaactccacaacaaacggataaaatgtgcaccaatccaaggtcggtcttattccctaaaacgaggagcaatgggaatataaaaagagtaacttttgccaaaagaagtaagtggagcatggactcaagatagtggaatatgggatattcactacaagacaaaaggctcatGTTActagaccaccactccatgaaacatgctaaaaatatgctagtcccatgatcagcatgggagacagatttcaaacggaataattttccctccaacggaattattcctcaactctcatatataaggacgtgaagacacaagttcaagaGAGGTTCNaggtggagtaacaagaagcggggcgaaaaacctgaggcttgaggcgggcttcgtgatcaaagctcaagcgctcgatattgtactaaatagggaagttttagtgcaatccttctagggagtttctagaagaagagtggacataggcaggttggccgaaccacttaaaaatctctctcgtatttactttctgcttttatctctcgctaactatctctcgatctgcattgcatataatcacacctctcgaactaactcaaactcgtgcaaattaaaaaggggataacttttccgctgcgcataaaactttgtcttcatcttgtgaggtatcggacctaaacatcctaagtccaatacacacgagaggtcgaaaaagatttgcaaaatcttatacaagtctattcacccctccctctagacttgtaccccatccccttgggaccaacatctTCTAGTCAGAAAAAGTTTCCACCGCCTCCTTGTGTCAATTATGTATGTATCTATAATTCTAAAAAGTGGAACAACCAATTCAGATTCTAATTAAGTGTTTATGTATTCGAGCAGCCTTATTGCTCAAGGTTTCTGCAGAATGCTTCTATTTTCATGGTTTCTATTTAGCTATTTGTTTGTGGAAGCTATACCAAAACGTTTTTCTCTAATCATAGAGGTGGAAAAATGATGCACATATGGCTATACGAGACTGTCATAGAGCTCAAAAGATTAATCCAACTTCGTTTAGAGCACTGCTGTTCATAGCTGAAGCTTTGTCCcaggtaaataaataattgcacTGCTTAACAAGTTTTGGAAAATTTAATTATAGATATAATGATTGTGTACGGCATATGCCTAACAAATTTATAGACATTCATAGATGCATATTTACTCTCATCACAGAAACATTGTTTTTTGAGATCTTAATACATTGACACTCGAGTTTGGCTGCAGATAGGTAAGTATGAAAAAGCTCTGGAGTTTGCTATCTGTGCTCAATCCTTGGCTCCATATGAGTTTGAAGTTGTAGATATGGTGGACCATTTAAGAAAACATATTGCCGCAGGTTAGTGTTCATATGGTCAATATATCGGTGTTGAGATTTATATTCATGGTTTCTCTGATTTCTTTCCTCCCTTCTTCAGAGACAAGTTCTTGTACGCTGAATTTCATCTTATGATTGCAGAAACTTGCACCACAATTACGACTAGtgatgaactttttttttttttgaaaaagtgaTGAACTTCTTATGGAAGAATCGGTCTTTGTTTAAATCATTCTCAtagagaaaattacacttttgatCCTAGGACTATAGTAGAGGTCTTGTTAATTTCGGTagttgactttaaaaactaacaatttagtcacgtaattatataatttttaacatATTTGGTCCTCCCGGCGGCCAAATATCGCCGAAAAAATATAaaccatttttaattatttaattatgagGGCAAATAGATCATTTCGtgtcatttcttcttcttcctcgaCCAAGTCCCTTTCTTCTCCTTCATTCACCTGCCATTGTTGTCTCTAAGCTTCGCAGAAAGAAGTACAAGCTCTAGAGAGGGATGAGAGAACAAGATCTCAAACTTTTGAATCATAAACTCAGTCaaattcaattagatacatGTGTCCAGAATGCAAGGCCAAAATTTCTGTGATTTGGTCGGAAGGACCAAATAtgttaaaaattacatagttacgagactaaattgttagttttttaaattaagtacaaaaattaaCACGACTTCTATAgttataggaccaaaagtgtaattttctctaTTTGGAGATAAATACTATTGTGTAGGAAAACTCTATTTAGGTGGATACGGATATGGGTGGGTTATATACCCTAAGTTATTTTGAGAAAACTATGTTTTGCATAGCCTATGGGCAATGAGAATGTTTATGAAAACCTTTTTTGGAGAGCTATTATTATTTTTCGAGGAAATGattataaaaatgtacctaTTTTGGAGGATATGTGGATTGTAGGCTAAGGCCCTATTATGGAGGTGTATCCGGTAGAAAACATCTTAGATACGTTATTTGAGGAGTAACCTGGTAGAAAACATTCTAGGTTACTATGACTAGTTTAATACACTTTTGGgcgtgcacacttaaggtagcgAGCCCTATTTTCACTTGGGAGAGTGGAGGTTTTGTGGTGTGTTCAGTAGAGAGTTGTTAGTCACTTAGGGTTTCATTGAGATGATTTCCCTGCTCCACTATTGATATGTGTTCCTCCATGAATATTGGGAAAGTGGGGGTTTTGGTGTGTGTTTAGTAGAGAGCTACTGTTCACTAAAGGCTCACTAAGATGATGTCCCTGTCCCACTAGTGTGATTTGAAGTTCctctttatttatatgtatatataatacttaGAAATGCTTTGAGAAATgtattataattcttatatatatatatattgtgtgtatgGAGGGGTAGGGGATATCTCCGCCAAACTTGCCACTATACTTGtgcaaatatacaaaatttctcTTATCCTCACCCTCATTACCCAAATCATGCGGATATTTTACTACCCATTGCAGTGGGGATGCAGGTAGCACATTACGTGCAGGTAGAATTGTCATCCCTACTTGTTTTCTTTAGTACCagccattttatatatatatatatatatatatatatatatatatatatatatatatatattcaagtgAGAATATGTCTCCATCCCCGTAAAAAGTGTGAACTAATTGTAACCATGAATTTGTTATGATCAGACTAACAGGGCTAAAAATCTCAAAAAATTACGGTagtattttcataattattattacaaactttGGATGTGTATTTGATAAAGCCTTACTATGCATTGTCTATAACTGATCGTGCACATAAAATGTAATAAGGGGGTGTTTTGTTGGCTGTAATTTGCCTGTaatagaattgcaattcaataaaTTGCCCAATTAcgtcgtttggttggagggaattgcaattccactgAATTGCTATTCccaggaattgcaattccctccaaatgttgaattgcaattcatgaggtaccccatgaattgcaattcggtggaggaGAGTGGTAAAATTgttagtgtaaagacaattttgccgcTCCAATAATaccctttgtttttttaattattattattattattattattattattattattattattattattattattattattattattattattactagtattttcgcccgtgcgttgcacagaatggatttgctataacattttaagaatatttggatcgatatataattatataaattataacatcaaatattatatagcgcaattgatgaaatttgttggaccgattatgttttctgatgtttttcttacttgaattagagcaaataattgtccaactacccgtgtgatgcacagataaattttttattatatatttagataataaaaataaagataaaattataaaaaaaaattaaatattgaatatgtagatttatttgattataagattagtgcaaaagtattactcaattaattgaataatatatgacttgtttgtctacaattatctttaaaagatcaatatgtaatatgacttgtGTAActgtattattactaaaataaatatgggaaaaattataaataatttaattataattattataaaaataaatgtaacgaccaatgtttaatttaattatcataataattattcggcaattattaatagtcaattacactaatatatgtgtaattatacttttataacttaagtatattcatgttcatTGTATCGCATTTAGTTCTTTCTCCtcgatatttgaatgaattaattgtaattattataaatattctaacaacacatgtttaattaatttttttgaagtttaaataatttaaaattttcaaaaggaaagtgtaattaacttttataaaagttttttaaaaatacttttccGGTAATTAGTAATGTCCTTTTcgtttccaatttgcctaatttccatttcttttttcgttagaatctttttatattttcaatcacttagtaaaatcagttttcttttccattttatctttactattgtttgggcaggaatttcacaaaggattattttatatttattaatagtagtatagataagtatttgaattatttttattggtgtaaataataattaataaattattttttcttataaaattaggccgaatttgttttcattattctcacaattataatcgtttaattattctcataatttggtaaataaaattttgttaccaattaaactttattaatttttttaccaattaattaataatattagtttgtgcagtatagaacacatccagaacaaaactttaagaaaaatttaccaattagctgaTTGATATCCACTCCTCCggagcctttaacgatccaaaatctttgaatttgaacatgtgtttgtaaatggatgcaagttccctaaggaagaccatgaaatttaaaaaaaccaagcaaaaagctgaaaaaactcaaaaaaaaaaaaggcagcatactaacaacataaaaatgcataacaataaatacaaaataaagcaatatgaccaaacatgaccatgattttattcctattaaattaaacaatatacaatgcaattgagcaatattaaataaaacaatatcttgaccgcaacaacagaatttgcagatttgaaagtggagaggtctggaataattgcactgcgttatgcgtttctcttttaaagttcacaatataggattagggatttatataaggttgtatcttattacgatagaattgtagtatgataggaattgtagtgtagaattgtgatacaatcGGAATtctaatgtagaattgtacaacaaataggaaaataggaaataatggcatcataaatattcaattgtaatgtagaattgtagaacaaataggaaaataggaaataatggcatcctaaatattttaggactgttttgggagggaagcttaaagtgagaattttgtttttatatataatagtctTATTAGGAtagaattgtaatgtagaattgtgatacaataggaattgtaatgtagaattgtacaatgaataggaaaataggaaataattgcATCCTAAAATATTGTAGAAGTGTTTTgagcgggaagcttaaagtgaggattttgtttttatatatagtatagatttagattataacaatgtactaatcctaatgtataacaatgttttgatgttataggccggatttcgtgttttaatattattgtacttttaatattattttattgttttaattgtattaatctacaatattttgggcgggaaataggatttcgttttggaggatcttgtttttataagtattataacaatgtactaatcctaatgtataacaatgttttgatgttataggatttcgtgttttaatattattgtacttttaatatgttataggatttcgtgttttaatattattgtacttttaatattttataggatttcgtgttttaatattattgtacttttaatatttttattgttttaattgttttaatgtacaatattttgggcgggaaataggatttcgttttggaggattttgtttttataagtatattataacaatgtactaatcctaatgtataacaatgttttgatgttataggatttcgtgttttaatattattgtacttttaatattattttattattttaattgttttaatgtacaatattttgggcgggaaataggatttcattttggaggattttgtttttataagtatactagtatttacacccgtgcgatgcacggaatgggtttgttataatatattaagaatatttgaatggatatacaattatttaaattataacatcaaatattatatagtgcaagtgaagatatgagttgggtcatttatgtttgttgatgttaccattgcttgaattcgagtaaataattgctcaaattaatagctaatgtgtagatgtaggtATGTggtgttgtaactttagagattttatatatcattgttaggaatttttagaaattggccAAATGTGCTCATTCTCtggcaacttagttatagtaatgaattgctatcctaattcatttgtatagatgatatattttttgtctagatatatagcaactttatcattttgaaaaaaaaaacataatatcattgattatatttacacattattgaaaacctctttgtacacgacattggaagtcgcaacacaatcttgtccatcctcatctaccgctaacaccttcaggccattaggatgactaactcgggagaaagccacatacaattgatcgtgactaaagaccgatttttttagcaataacccaacgtgagttagtgtttgacattggcttttgtttatagtcatggcatatgcaagcatcaacgggaattgtttacgctggaacttgaagggcaatctcgtatcagaaggactaagagacattcgggggataagaaATTTGAtcccttcatgtgtcccattaactattcttacttcgacaatgtgatctgtcaatcttgtgatAATGAGCTGCGTTCCGttacaaagaccaagagagtggtctatgttccaacataacataacaggtgcaccgacctttaatgtcaatgaatgattaggaagacccgacaatctcaaactatttacgaattcaggagtgtgcacttctgatagattttcaccgcctGATTCtaccttacacaaagagtcacaacttaaatatgttcgtccttctgcagtattcatgtcgcacatgtactgattaatttgatcaacaacATCTAAAGTCGACGAAAGGATCGCTCGGCCTTCTAGCTAcgactcatcaagcatgccatatctcgagcttgggaatgtgctctcaactatagttgctatgggatcgtgtccacacttcaacaaaaaccttgccAGAATATCGATATCAAATGAACCATTGTTTACAACCCCTGCAATCCCATCTCCGATgtctgcaatccattttgaaaaccagtCAACAGTATGTCTATCTTCCTCTAAAGCTAAGGTccgtagtctcaagttcttgGTCAACCTtaataccttgcaatttgtccataggtatgaagaattaatagttgcTTCGACAACTTCTGGTCTTGTTGCTTTCGGAATAACAGGTAGGATCGATCTAAAATCGCCGCCCAAAACTACTGTCTTTCCACCAAAagtcttttcagcactacccGGTATGGCAGCTTTCGGAATAACAGGTAGGATATGTCTAAAATCGCCTCCCAAAACTACTGTCTTTCCACCAAAagtcttttcagcactacccGGTATGACGAACCTCAATATGTCGctcatggttttgtccaaagcctcaaaaTAGTATTTGTGCatcatcggtgcttcatcccatattatcaatttgctccttattataagctcaGCAAGGACACCACCTTGCAATATATTGCACGTGGAATCTTCGTTCAAAGAAAGTGGTATAGAAAATCTAGAATGCGTCGTTCTGCCTCCCGGCAACAACAAAGATGCTATTCCACTGGAAgcaacatttagaacaatatCACCGCGGCTCCTTATCTTT
This region of Ipomoea triloba cultivar NCNSP0323 chromosome 15, ASM357664v1 genomic DNA includes:
- the LOC116005791 gene encoding uncharacterized protein LOC116005791, producing the protein MSHFYYEVGLRSSIGRLFYVPPGCGELYYLKCLLNLVSGPFSHEDIRTVAGVIHNSFRDTCYEYGLLDDDKEYIDDIIDSSYWASVYALRRLFVTLLTLSSLSKLEVVWNAVWEFLAEDAQVQRRRVLQNPDIXYALRRLFVTLLTLSSLSKLEVVWNAVWEFLAEDAQVQRRRVLQNPAPMMHKYYFEALDKTMSDILRFVIPGSAEKTFGGKTVVLGGDFRHILPVIPKAAIPGSAEKTFGGKTVVLGGDFRSILPVIPKATRPEVVEATINSSYLWTNCKVLRLTKNLRLRTLALEEDRHTVDWFSKWIADIGDGIAGVVNNGSFDIDILFEILFSHPSLELVLLSAKLRDNNGR